One Vicia villosa cultivar HV-30 ecotype Madison, WI linkage group LG5, Vvil1.0, whole genome shotgun sequence genomic window, CAACACTAACAGAGGGGGACAACAAGATCCTCCACAGGGATTGGGAAATAGCAATGATAATGCAACGAACACTACAGATCCCAATGCCCAATCACAGGCCATGTCTGTGCCAACGCACTCACTGGCCGTAACTGGTTCCATACCTGGGTCTATAGGAACGATCCAGGCAAATAATTCGACGTCTGCTGCTGCTACAAATCCCCCGTCGAATGCGCAAGTGAATCAAATGTCACAATTTGGTACTCAGGGGACACCCCCTCCGAACCAAGGGTTCAGAGACCCGAGACAATGGAGAGATCCACCTTACGGGATGCCATATTCTTACATGACATGATTAAGTAGTAGTGTACCTGTATATCCACAACCCAATGTGTCAACTTTTTCCCCATTCTAAAACTCTGGTTCCGGTATGAATAATGTGGGACAAAATGTTCAAGGCCAAAATTTCATACCCCCATTAACAATGAATACTCAAGCAGCGTTCCGACAATAAATGGACGCTAGTAACCAAGATATGGTAGGTTTATTGGCCAGAGAAATGagggttatcttttctcctttaatACTGAACATTGATAAAACCAACCGAGACAACTCTGAGACATGTCGACAATTGTCAGCGCAGATGGGTCGAATGGCAGACTTTTTACGCGCTCCTGAAACTTCGACGCGTCGAAGAACAAATCAAATAGTCATTCAAGATGATGAACCCACCATAAACCAAATTCGACCCCCAAGACCACCCCCTGAAACAGAACCCTTGAGGGCAGGTTTAGATCAACAGGTAGTTCAACAAGATATCCCTGAGGAACAGCCAGAAAGGGTAGTGGTGAATAATAGAAACCAAAATGCTGACGAAATGATTCACAGGGTTAGGCAAAATAATCAGATGGAAACAAATCTAACTGCTATGATAGAGAGGATTATGACACAAAATGGTTTGAACACAGGATTACGAAGGCCAAATTATACGTCTCCTCTATCAGATTATGTTTTGCAAACTGAAATACCTAGGGGGCGCAAGGTCCATAAGTTTACTAAATTTTCAAGAGATACTACTGAATCTACCACAGAACACATATCCAAATATATGACTGAGGCTGGAGATTTGGCGAACAATGAAGATCTGAGGATGAAATATTTTCCCaattctttgaccaaaaacgccTTCACATGGTTCACAACACTACCACCAAACTCCATAGACACTTGGTCTCAGTtagaaagattgttccatgaacagttctatatgggtcaaaccaagataagtctcaaagaattggctagtattaagaggaagtttacTGAACCTATAGACAATTATCTAAACAGGTTTTGTTTGCtaaaagctagatgttttacagtGGTACCTgaacacgaattagtcgaaatggcagCTGGAGGTCTAGATTACTCCATCAGGAAGAATTTAGACACTCAATATCTAcaagatatggcccaattggctgaTAGGGTTCGCCAGGTTGAAagattaaaagcagaaaaggctagagcaaataaaagttacaagaaagaAAGGGTCACTTACGTCGAAGTAGATGAAGGAGAACCAGAAACCTTCGAAGACCAGTATGGTTCAGATACAGCCTAACGTATGGCtcattctggtacttctcaatacaaaggatcccgtctaacgtacgactcatcc contains:
- the LOC131605191 gene encoding uncharacterized protein LOC131605191, with translation MDASNQDMVGLLAREMRVIFSPLILNIDKTNRDNSETCRQLSAQMGRMADFLRAPETSTRRRTNQIVIQDDEPTINQIRPPRPPPETEPLRAGLDQQVVQQDIPEEQPERVVVNNRNQNADEMIHRVRQNNQMETNLTAMIERIMTQNGLNTGLRRPNYTSPLSDYVLQTEIPRGRKVHKFTKFSRDTTESTTEHISKYMTEAGDLANNEDLRMKYFPNSLTKNAFTWFTTLPPNSIDTWSQLERLFHEQFCLLKARCFTVVPEHELVEMAAGGLDYSIRKNLDTQYLQDMAQLADRVRQVERLKAEKARANKSYKKERVTYVEVDEGEPETFEDQYGSDTA